The DNA region GTGACCACCAAGGAACATGATTCCGTAGCCGGCTGTATTAGAGCCGTAGCTGTTGATCACCTGAACGGCCTGAGCCCACAGGAAATCACGCAACCAGCCATTGATGGTGATGGCGCTGTTGGCGAAGTTGCCATTGGTGAGGTATTGGACTGAGCCATCAGGCCTCACCGCACCCCAGACGTCGCTCTGCATTTTCCAGGAGAAGTGGAAAATGACGACCGACAGGGAGTTGTACATCCAGAACAGACCCAGGAAAACATGGTCCCAAGCAGACACCTGACAGGTGCCACCGCGACCAGGGCCATCGCAGGAGAAGCGGAAACCAAGATTGGCTTTGTCTGGAATCAGACGGGAATTACGGGCGTAAAGAACACCCTTGAGCAGGATCAACACCGTCACATGAATCGTGAAGGCGTGAATGTGGTGGACCATGAAGTCCGCCGTACCCAGAGGAATCGGAGCTGCGGCAACCTTGCCACCAACGGCCACTACGGAACCATTGAACACTTCACTAACGCCAGCGAGAGCATTGGGAGCGGTGCTACCGGCAGCTGCGGCGTGCAAACCCTGAATCCACTGAGCGAAGACGGGCTTCAGTTGGATCGCGGAATCACTGAACATGTCCTGGGGGCGACCCAGAGCACGCATCGTGTCGTTGTGGATGTACAGGCCGAAGCTGTGGAAGCCAAGCCAGATGCACACCCAGTTGAGGTGGCTGATCAGAGCGTCACGGGCCTTGAGCACTCTGTCCAAGACGTTGTCGACGTGCTTGGCGGGGTCGTAATCGCGGATCATCGCGATGGCGGCGTGAGCTGAAGCGCCGACGATCAGGAAGCCACCAATCCACATGTGGTGGGTGAACAAACCGATCTGAGTCGGATAGTCAATCGACATGTACGGATAGGGAGGCATCGCGTACATGTGCTGGGCAACGATGATGCTCAGGGAGCCGAGCATTGCAAGGTTCAGAGCCAGCTGGGCATGCCAGCTGTTGATCATGAACTCGAACAGGCCGTCATGGCCCTTCGTTGCAGGGAAAAGCAGAGGATCGCCTTTCTGGCCCTCGAGGATCTCCTTGATGGAGTGCCCGATTCCCCAGTTGGTCCGGTACATGTGTCCGGCCACGATGAATAGCACCGCGATAGCCAGATGGTGATGAGCGATATCGGTCATCCACATGCTTCCGGTCACAGGATTGATTCCACCCTTGAAGGTGAGGAAATCGCTGTATGCAGCCCAGTTGCCATTGAAAAAAGCACCAATGCCGGCACTGAATCCTGGATAGAGCTGAGCCAGCAAATCCTGATTGAAGAATTCGTGAGGAAGAGGAATGTCTGCCACGGAAGCAATGGTCTTGCCGTTCAACACCAGCGGCTGGCCGGCGTCAATGGCATCCATCAACTTGGTGGTGGGCAGTGACACATGCAGCAAGTGACCGGTCCAGGACAGTGAGCCCAGGCCCAGCAGACCAGCCAAGTGGTGGTTGAGCATCGACTCAACGTTCTGGAACCACTCAAGCTTCGGAGCTGCCTTGTGATAGTGAAAAACGCCTGCATTCAGCATCAGGCCGGCCATCACCAGAGCGCCGATGGCGAGAGACATCAACTGCGTCTCATTGGTGATGCCCCAGGCCCTCCAGACATGGAAGAGACCTGAAGTGATCTGGATGCCTTGGAAGCCGGCACCCATGTCGCCGTTGAGGATCTCCTGGCCGAAGATCGGCCATACCACCTGAGCGCTTGGCTTCACATGGGTGGGATCGGCGAGCCAGCCGGAGAAATTGGAGAAGTGGGCGCCATGGAAAAAGGCACCGCTCAGCCAGATGAAGATCACGGCCAGATGGCCGAAGTGAGCACTAAAGATCTTTCGAGAAACCTCTTCAAGGTCACTCGTGTGGCTGTCGAAATCGTGAGCGTTGGCGTGGAGGTTCCAAACCCAGGTGGTGGTTTTGGGACCTTTCGCGAGGGCTCGGTCGAAATGTCCGGGCTTTCCGAACAATTCGAAGGTCGCTGGATTGTCAACCTTCTCGACTTGAGTCTTCGCGGTGCTCCCACGCTCTGGTGGGCTGATGGTCATCGAGTCGTTCCTCGAGGGACGGGATCGAGGTGGTGGGACACCCCTCCGGAAATCAATGGGATTACCGGGGCCCCGGACGCGGATCAGCAAGCTTCACCGTGGCCGGGCGCCAGTGGCATTCAGAGCAATGAACCCTGACTCTCACTGGAGCTAGGGCCCCAAAGAGGGGACCGCTGCGGGAAGCATAGGAGGGGAAGCAGTCATCACACGACAGGGAGTTACAAAGGTTCAATCCGGCCGCGGGCCTGTCCAGACCTGGAATCTGCATCAGCTCGAGCATCAGCGAGGAGACCCCGATTAGGCACGTTGAGCAACACAAACAGGCGACACATATCGATCTATTTAATGCAAATCATTCCCAATAGTGCGTCCCCTCCATCGGTGCCCAGAATGGGTCGACTCAAGCTTTGCCCCATGGCGGCATCAGGCCGGACGTACCACCTTCATCACTGGCTGCAGACTCTGCTTGCCCTGTGGATCATGGTGGTCCCCGCCGCAACCGCGCAGGCCTGGCCCTGGGGAGCAGACGGCTCAGGCGATCGCGAACGCTCCGCAGAGATCATCAGTGTTGCTTCACCTTCCGGGCGACTGCAGGAAGTCAGTCCCCCGGGCGCTGTTCAGCAGCTGCAGACAGCCCTGAGCAGCCATTCGCCCCAACTAAAGCTGATCAGCCCCTCTGATGGCAGTGTGCTGAAGAACGGGGAGAGGCAACTCACGTTACGGATCGAAGATTGGCCTCTGGCCGAAGATCCACAACTGGGGCTTGGTGCACATGTGGCACTCCAGATCGACGACGATCCGCCATTGCGTTTCAGCCACGCCGACAACGATCGACTCCAGATCACGCTTCCCGATCTCAGCCCGGGAAGTCATCGCTTTTCGGCCTATGCCGCCATGCCTTGGGGTGAAGCCGTGAAATCTCAGGGGGCAAGCCTTCAGTGGAGACTGAATCTCTTGCAGCAGCTTTCAGGAACTCAGCCGGATCAAAATGATCCCTGGCTTGCAGTGGTCAGCCCCTCCGATCTCAGCAGCGGTGATCCGCTGCTGATCGACTGGCTGATCTGGAACGCCCCGCTTCAGAACCTGCGGGAGGGAGATGGCCGCTGGAGGCTGAGGATCAGCGTGAATGGCGACAGTTTTCTTGTTGACCGTCAAGAGGCTCTTTGGCTGAAAGCCGCAGGCAACAGAAATGGCAGCGTGCAGATGGAACTGCTCGACGGTCTTGGTGATCCGATCACACCGGTCTTCAACAATCAATTGCGTACCACCGCTGCACTCGCCGGTGCTCGTGCGATCTGGATGCAGTCGAGTCTCAGCGATGAACAGATGGCGCGCCTGCTTGGTGAAGTCATTCCTGAACCAGAACAGGCAGCTGAGAGAGAAGCTGCACCGCCACAGACTGCACTCACCACTGATTCTGAAACGGAGGCGTTCATCCAAGACAACCCTTCAACGGAGACCCTCACAGCAGAAGGACAAACAGTTGATGAACAAACCGTTTTTGGACAAGCCATGGAAGAACAAACCAGGGCTTCAGACGCAGATGGCGCTGCGGATTTGATGGTTGATCCAAGCCGGCTGCAGATCGACTCCTCGCCTCCGGCAATCACAGCTGACGATGAACTGCCAGTGGCACCAGATCAGTCTGCTGCCGACTCAGAAGAGTCGCTGGAGACCAGCAAAGCCGAGAAAGCTGTTCCCGAAGAAGAGATCCGCAAGACCGAACCGGCAGCCGAGCCGGAGAAGCTGCGGATCACCAGCAGCCTGGGAGGATCAGCCAGGGAGCTGTTGAACGAGGATGGCACCCAGCGCTGATTCACTGAGGCCGCTAGACCTGAACGCTGTCAACACCACCTCCATCAATCCGATGGGAGCTTCACTCGCACTGGGCCTATCAGTGAGTGCCTGGCCCCTACTTCAGCAGCTGCGACAGGTGGGCCAGGCTGATCGGGTGGGACTGACACCGCTGGCGGCCGCAGCACTGGAGCCCCCTCCTCGCGATTTGCTGGTTGCACCGGCAACGGAACTTCTGGCTGGTCAGTGGCGAGACGGAGGCTCCACGATTGTGATCGGAGCCCTGGGTGCCGTCATACGACTGATCGCCCCCTTACTGAGCTGCAAGCAGAACGACCCTGCCGTGGTGGTGATGGACGCACGCGGTCAACAGATCGTGCCCCTGATTGGTGGTCATGCGGCAGGGGCTGAACAACTGGCCCATGCACTGGCAGCTGCACTGGGGGGGCAGGTCGTGCTGACCGGTGATGCAGCGAGCCAGCAGCGCCTAGCTCTCGACGCCTTCGGAAAAGACTGGGGTTGGGTGCGTGGCGGCGCTCCGGAAGATTGGCATGAACTCATGGTCTCCCAGGCCACTGGGCATCCGGTCAATGTTCTTCAAGAGACAGGATCAGACCTCTGGCGCAGCAGTGAGGCCGGTCAAAACTTCAGCGTTGCCGCAGACACCGAGCAGGAGGCAGCACTGGCAATCGGTCCACGATCCAACGGGGCTCGCTGTCGCTGGCACCCAGCCACGCTCTGGATCGGCATCGGCTGCGAACGCTTGAGCAGCCTTGCACTGATTCAACGAGCTGTGGATCGCTCACTTCAGTCCGCAGGAATGGCCAAGGAAGCCGTGGCAGGCATCAGCAGCATTAAAGCCAAGGGTGACGAGCCTGCCTTGCTGCAGCTCTCTGAGCAGCAGTGTTGGCCTCTACGGCTGTTCGGCGCGACTGCCCTCGCCAATGTTGCCGTGCCCACACCCTCTGAAGTGGTGAAGGCGGAGATGGGCACAGCATCTGTTGCGGAAGCTTCTGCACTGCTGGCCTCAGGAGAGGGCGCACAGCTATTGCAGGCCAAGCAAATCTTCCATGCAGAGGGCGACGAGAAAGGCGCCGTAACGGTGGCGATCGCAGAGGCTGCCCAAGCCCTGGCACCCTGGAAGGGTGAGCTGCATCTGATCGGCAGTGGGCCCGGGTCACTGCAACTGCTCACTGCCGACGCCCGCACAGCACTCAGCCGCTGTGTCCTCTGGGTGGGATATGGCCTTTACCTGGATCTGCTTGAACCGCTGCGGCGCTGCGATCAGGTTCGGTTAGACGGACAACTCACCCGGGAACGCGATCGCTGCTTGCAGGCGCTGAATCTGGCCCGTCAGGGCAGCCGTGTTGCTCTGATCTCCTCCGGAGACAGCGGCATCTATGGCATGGCAGGGCTGGCGTTAGAGCTTTGGCTGGACCTGCCTCAGACAGAACGTCCTCAGTTCCAAGTGCATCCTGGTCTCTCCGCATTACAGCTGGCTGCCGCCAAGGCTGGTGCACCACTGATGCATGACTTCTGCACCATTTCTCTCAGCGACCGGCTCACACCCTGGGAGGTGATCGAACGACGCATCAAGGCAGCTGCCGACGGAGATTTTGTGGTGGCGCTTTACAACCCTCGCTCCAGGGAACGCGACTGGCAGTTGGCAAAGGCCATTGAGATTCTGCTCTGCGCGCGTCCTCTGACCACTCCTGTGGTGATGGCTCGCCAGCTCGGACGCAGCGAAGAGCAGGTAAGCATTCACAATCTGGGCAACCTGCGGCCTGAAGACGTGGACATGCTTACGGTGCTGGTAATAGGAAACAGCAGCAGCCGCGTTCAGGACGGCCGCATGGTGACCCCCAGGGGTTACCCAGGAGCCGCACTGAGCTGATGACGACCTAGTGCAGTCGGGATGACAGGATTCGAACCTGCGGCCCCTTCGTCCCGAACGAAGTGCGCTACCAAGCTGCGCCACATCCCGATGGCCCGACTGTAGAAGATGACCTCAGTTCTGAAACCCGACTGGTTGCGCGTCAAAGCCCCGCAGCGGGAACGCATCGGAGCTGTTGCCGACCTGCTTCTTGACCTCAAGCTCAACACGGTCTGCCAGGAAGCCAGCTGCCCAAACATCGGTGAATGCTTCGCCGGGGGAACCGCAACATTTCTGATCATGGGTCCGGGCTGCACGCGTGCCTGTCCCTACTGCGACATTGACTTCGACAAGAGCGTTCGAACGCTGGATCCCACCGAACCGCAACGTTTAGGTGAAGCGGTGTCACGGCTGAAACTGAAGCATGTGGTGATCACCTCGGTGAACCGCGATGACCTCAGCGATGGCGGAGCCAGTCAGTTCGTTGCCTGCATCGAACAGGTGAAACAACGCTCACCCTTCACCACAATCGAACTGCTGATCCCCGACCTCTGTGGGAACTGGGACGCACTGGAAACGGTGATGGACGCCGCCCCACACGTGCTCAACCACAACATCGAGACGGTTCCAAGGCTTTACAGAAGAGCCAGACCACAGGGCAATTACGAACGCTCTCTGGAATTGCTGAAACGGGTCAGAGATGGATGGCCCAGGTCGTACAGCAAGTCCGGTCTGATGGTGGGTCTCGGAGAAAACGATGAGGAGGTGATCGAAGTGCTGCGCGACTTGCGCGCCCACCGTGTCGACATCGTCACCATTGGCCAGTACCTCTCTCCCGGGCCGAGACACCTACCGGTGAACCGCTTCGTGACTCCGGAACAGTTCGACAGTTATCGGCGCATTGGCGAAGAGGAGCTGGGTTGTCTGCAGGTGGTGAGCAGTCCTCTGACGCGCAGCAGCTATCACGCCGGCGAAGTGCAGCGCCTGATGATCAGCCACCCACGCTGACGATCAGAGCGCATCGCCGCCGATCTGAATCCATTCCTGCAACTGCCAGGTCACCAGTCCTGACTGAATCATCGGGTCGGCCTGCACCCAGCGGTAGGCGTCCTCGAAGCTGCGGGCTTCAAAGATCAACAGTCCACCTCCGCCTGGCCGCTTCTCGCCATCCACTAGATAGCCACTGTGGATACGACGTCCGCAGTGGCACTGGGACATCACCCATCGGCGATGGGCCTCGAGGTGAGGCCGCTTTTGCTCAAGGGGCAGCGCGGCCGTCTCCTGAGTGAATGTTTCGGTCTTGATGAACCAGGGCACAGTGCGGTTGATCGATCAGGCCGCAACCGCCTGTTTATCCGCCAGCCCCATGGCAGCACGTTCGCTAGGAGGAACCAGAACCTTGAAACGGCTTCTTGAGGCAGACCAGTCAGACAGAAGAGCCACAGCTTTCTCACTGCCGGTAGCAGCGACATGAAGCTCGAGCAGACCCTTGAGCGTGGACTCCTGTTCAGATGTGGTGATAGGGCACACCTCAACGATCTCCGGATTCACACGTGGAGTAACCCGTTCGCCTTCATCCAAAAGGAATGTGACGCCACCGGTCATCCCAGCGCCAACGTTGCGGCCAGTGCTACCGAGCACAACCACAACGCCACCGGTCATGTATTCACAGCAGTGGTCGCCGGCACCCTCAACAACAGTGCGGGCACCGCTGTTGCGCACACCGAAGCGCTCCCCGGCGCGACCCTGCGCGAACAGCTCACCACCGGTTGCTCCATACAGACAGGTGTTCCCGAGAATCACCTGATCACCGGGATTTGCGGTGGAATCCGATGGCACAAGCGTGATACGACCGCTGTTCATGCCTTTTCCGACGTAGTCGTTGGCTTCGCCTTCAAGGCGCACATTCATACCCTGAACGAGAAAAGCCCCGAAGCTTTGACCAGCAGCTCCGCGGAAGGTGAGATCGAGCTGGCCCAGAAAGCCACGATTGCCGTAACGCTGGGCAATCTCACCGGCCAGACGTGCGCAGACGCTCCGGTCGGTGTTGACGATCTGAACTGTGCGACGGATGGATCGCTGACTCTCAATGGCAGCCATCAGCTCGGGGTCGGCCAATAGTTGGTCTTCGAGAATCGGCCCATTGCCATGAGCTTCTGCACTGTGGGTCAGCCATGAACGATCTTCAGAACCACTGATCGGTGCCAGCAGGCTGGAGAGGTCCACACACTTGGTTTTGGCCAGAGACACGCCCCTGGGCTTAAGGAGGTCGCTGCGACCAATGAGATCCTCCAGTCGGGCCAGACCCAGCAGACTCATGAGCTGACGCACCTCTTCGGCGACGTACCAGAAAAAATTCACGACGTGCTCAGGAACTCCGGTGAAGCGCTGACGGAGGTTCTCCTTCTGTGTCGCCACACCAACCGGGCAGCTGTTGAGATGACAAACGCGAGCCATCACGCAGCCTTCGGCGATCATGGCGATCGAGCCGAAGCCATATTCCTCAGCACCGAGCATCGCAGCGATCACCACATCCCAGCCGGTCTTGAGACCACCATCGGCTCTGAGCAGAACTCTGTCACGAAGTCCATTCTCGAGCAGAGCACGATGCACCTCGGTGAGGCCCAGTTCCCAAGGACCACCGGCATGCTTGATCGAACTCAGCGGGGAAGCCCCTGTGCCTCCGTCATGGCCGGAGATCTGGATGACGTCCGCGTTGGCTTTGGCCACACCGGCGGCGATGGTACCAATGCCGATCTCGGCTACAAGCTTGACGCTGACCGGCGCCGAGGGATGCACCTGATGCAAGTCGTGGATCAGTTGAGCCAAATCCTCAATCGAATAAATGTCGTGATGCGGTGGCGGTGAAATCAAAGCGACTCCAGGCTTACTGTTGCGAAGCCAGGCGATGTATTTATCCACCTTCGGGCCGGGAAGCTGTCCTCCCTCCCCCGGCTTGGCCCCTTGGGCCACTTTGATTTCCAGCTGTTTACCGCTCCTCAAATATTCAGCCGTGACACCGAAGCGACCTGAGGCGATCTGCTTGATCGCAGAGCAGGCGGTATCGCCGTTCCGAAGCCCTCCGATGCTGGGGAAGGCGACGGACCGGCCATCGTTATCCACGTCAGTAAGCACCTGGAAGCGGGCAGGATCCTCACCACCCTCGCCACTGTTGCTCTTGCCGCCAATGCGATTCATGGCCACGGCCAACACCTCGTGGGCTTCCCGAGAGAGCGCCCCGAGGCTCATGCCACCGGTACAGAAACGGGTGCAGATGCTTTCCACACTCTCCACCTGATCCAGGGGCAACGGCGTCGACGCAAC from Synechococcus sp. UW179A includes:
- the lipA gene encoding lipoyl synthase, whose protein sequence is MTSVLKPDWLRVKAPQRERIGAVADLLLDLKLNTVCQEASCPNIGECFAGGTATFLIMGPGCTRACPYCDIDFDKSVRTLDPTEPQRLGEAVSRLKLKHVVITSVNRDDLSDGGASQFVACIEQVKQRSPFTTIELLIPDLCGNWDALETVMDAAPHVLNHNIETVPRLYRRARPQGNYERSLELLKRVRDGWPRSYSKSGLMVGLGENDEEVIEVLRDLRAHRVDIVTIGQYLSPGPRHLPVNRFVTPEQFDSYRRIGEEELGCLQVVSSPLTRSSYHAGEVQRLMISHPR
- the psaA gene encoding photosystem I core protein PsaA encodes the protein MTISPPERGSTAKTQVEKVDNPATFELFGKPGHFDRALAKGPKTTTWVWNLHANAHDFDSHTSDLEEVSRKIFSAHFGHLAVIFIWLSGAFFHGAHFSNFSGWLADPTHVKPSAQVVWPIFGQEILNGDMGAGFQGIQITSGLFHVWRAWGITNETQLMSLAIGALVMAGLMLNAGVFHYHKAAPKLEWFQNVESMLNHHLAGLLGLGSLSWTGHLLHVSLPTTKLMDAIDAGQPLVLNGKTIASVADIPLPHEFFNQDLLAQLYPGFSAGIGAFFNGNWAAYSDFLTFKGGINPVTGSMWMTDIAHHHLAIAVLFIVAGHMYRTNWGIGHSIKEILEGQKGDPLLFPATKGHDGLFEFMINSWHAQLALNLAMLGSLSIIVAQHMYAMPPYPYMSIDYPTQIGLFTHHMWIGGFLIVGASAHAAIAMIRDYDPAKHVDNVLDRVLKARDALISHLNWVCIWLGFHSFGLYIHNDTMRALGRPQDMFSDSAIQLKPVFAQWIQGLHAAAAGSTAPNALAGVSEVFNGSVVAVGGKVAAAPIPLGTADFMVHHIHAFTIHVTVLILLKGVLYARNSRLIPDKANLGFRFSCDGPGRGGTCQVSAWDHVFLGLFWMYNSLSVVIFHFSWKMQSDVWGAVRPDGSVQYLTNGNFANSAITINGWLRDFLWAQAVQVINSYGSNTAGYGIMFLGGHFIWAFSLMFLFSGRGYWQELIESIVWAHNKLKVAPGIQPRALSIIQGRAVGVAHYLLGGITVTWSFFHAHILVVGG
- the cobJ gene encoding precorrin-3B C(17)-methyltransferase; translation: MGASLALGLSVSAWPLLQQLRQVGQADRVGLTPLAAAALEPPPRDLLVAPATELLAGQWRDGGSTIVIGALGAVIRLIAPLLSCKQNDPAVVVMDARGQQIVPLIGGHAAGAEQLAHALAAALGGQVVLTGDAASQQRLALDAFGKDWGWVRGGAPEDWHELMVSQATGHPVNVLQETGSDLWRSSEAGQNFSVAADTEQEAALAIGPRSNGARCRWHPATLWIGIGCERLSSLALIQRAVDRSLQSAGMAKEAVAGISSIKAKGDEPALLQLSEQQCWPLRLFGATALANVAVPTPSEVVKAEMGTASVAEASALLASGEGAQLLQAKQIFHAEGDEKGAVTVAIAEAAQALAPWKGELHLIGSGPGSLQLLTADARTALSRCVLWVGYGLYLDLLEPLRRCDQVRLDGQLTRERDRCLQALNLARQGSRVALISSGDSGIYGMAGLALELWLDLPQTERPQFQVHPGLSALQLAAAKAGAPLMHDFCTISLSDRLTPWEVIERRIKAAADGDFVVALYNPRSRERDWQLAKAIEILLCARPLTTPVVMARQLGRSEEQVSIHNLGNLRPEDVDMLTVLVIGNSSSRVQDGRMVTPRGYPGAALS
- a CDS encoding YciI family protein encodes the protein MPWFIKTETFTQETAALPLEQKRPHLEAHRRWVMSQCHCGRRIHSGYLVDGEKRPGGGGLLIFEARSFEDAYRWVQADPMIQSGLVTWQLQEWIQIGGDAL